The DNA sequence ATGACGAAGCCGACGTTGTCGAGGTTGAGGCCGGCGATCCAGCCGGTGACCGCGTCGTCCAGGTCCAGCTTCTCGTGCAGCACGCCGACGAGTTCGATGGTGCCGATGAGGAAGGCGACGGCGATCGACAGGCCGGTGATGGTGAGGTTGTAGTAGACCTTGCGGACCGGGTTGGAGAACGCCCACTGGTAGGCGAAGTTCATGAACGTGCCGTCGAGCGTGTCGAAGAGGCTCATGCCGGCGGCGAACAGCAGCGGCAGGCAGAGGATCGCGTACCAGGGCAGTCCGGCGGCGGCGCCGCTGCCGGCCATCACCATCAGGGTGACCTCGGTGGCGGTGTCGAAGCCCAGGCCGAACAGGAAGCCCAGCGGGTACATCTGGCCGGGGCGGGTGATGGAGCGGGTGAACCGGCCGAGGATGCGGTTCATGAAGCCGCGCGAGTCGAGCTGCTTCTCCAGTTCGGCCTCGTCGTAGCGGCCCTCGCGCATGGCGCGGAAGATGCGCAGGATGCCGGCGAGGGCGACGAGGTTGAGGGCGGCGATGAGGTAGAGGAAGCCGCCGGAGACGGACGTGCCGACGACGCCGAGCGTCTGGTGGGTGGACGAGTCCTCGTCCATCAGCGTGCTGGCCATGTGCGTGCCGCCGGCGACCAGCGCGGCCATGGCGACGACCACGCTGGAGTGGCCGAGGGCGAACCAGAAGCCGACGGAGACCGGGCGCTTGCCGTCGGCCATCAGCTTGCGGGTGGTGTTGTCGATGGCGGCGATGTGGTCGGCGTCGAAGGCGTGCCGCATGCCGAGGGTGTAGGCGGTGACGCCGAGGCCGACGCCGTACACCTTGGATCCCACGTGGTAGTCGTTGGGGACGACGAGCAGGAAGAGCACGCCGAAGGCGACGACGTGCAGGGCGGCTATGACGGCGAGCAGGCCGGCGGTCCGCATCGTGTCCTCGCGGCGCCAGCGGAAGGCGGCGGACGGCCCGGCGGCGGCTTGGGTGGACGCACCGGTGGACGCGTCGGTGGGCAGGGTCATTGGGGGTTCACGCTCCAGCACCTCGTGGATCGGTTCACTGAGATGCCGTGGCCGGTCTCCTGGCTGACGGGTTCGTTCGCGTCCGCCCCCGCCTTCCCGGCAGCCGGCTGCGGCCAGTGGCTCCACGCGCCCGGTGGGCCGCGCGGAACGGGACGGTCACTCCCCGATCACAGTGGCGAGGGCCGCTCCGGAATCGGATCCCCCTGGGAGGGTCCTGCACCGGTCTTCCCGAACACCACGGCCGGGTCACTGTAACGCCCCTGCCAGTGCGGATGCACCGAGAGTGGTGATTGTCATGTCCTGCCTCAGGGGGCGCACCGGTTCCGGTAGCGGCTTCCGTCCCGTGCCGCGCTCCGGCCCCGTGCGCCCCGGGTCTTGACTCGGCGCGGAGCGCCCGGCCAGAGTCACCCAGCATCCCGTCCGGCCCGTGGGCCCCAACTCCCGTGCGCTGTTCGGGCGGTGGCCGCGCACCGGTCCGGCCCACTCCGTCCGGGGTGATGGACGGGCCGGGCGGGCCGGTGTACGAGTGCAGGTATCGCGCCGACGGGAAGGGTGGCCGCCATGGCGGAGAGAGCGGGAGAGCGGGCCGACGGGCCGGACGGCCGGGACGGATTCGTCCGCCGCGTCGGGCCGTTCCAGGCCACCGCCATCAACATGAGCCAGATGTGCGGGATCGGCCCGTTCGTCACCATCCCGCTGATGGTCGCGGCCTTCGGCGGCCCGCAGGCCGTCATCGGCTTCCTCGCGGGGGCGCTGCTCGCCCTCGCGGACGGCCTGGTGTGGGCCGAGCTCGGCGCGTCCCTGCCGGGCGCGGGCGGCAGTTACGTCTACCTCCGGCAGGCATTCCAGTACCGGACGGGCCGGCTGATGCCCTTCCTGTTCGTCTGGACGGCCATGCTCTACGTGCCGCTGGCGATGGCGAGCGGTGTGATGGGCTTCGTGCAGTACCTGGGATACCTCTGGCCGGGCATGACCCCGACCCAGGGGGACCTGACCGGGCTCGCGCTCATCGTCGTCGTCGTGGCGCTGCTGTGGGGGCGGGTGGAGAACATGGCCCGGATCACCACGGTGCTCTGGGGCGTGATGATCGCGGCCGTGGTGCTGGTGATCACCGCCGCGTTCACCCACTTCAGCCCGGACCGGGCGTTCACCTACCCCTCGCACGCCTTCGAGCTGACGAGCAATCACTTCTGGATCGGCTTCGCGGCGGGGCTGACCATCGGCATCTACGACTACGGCGGTTACTGGACGACCGCCTACATGGGCGCCGAGATCAAGGACCCCGGACGCACCATCCCGCGCTCCATCATCTACTCCATCCTCGGCATCATGGGCATCTACCTGCTGCTCCAGATCGGCACCCTGGGCGTCGTGGACTGGCGGGACATGCTCGACGCGGACAACGTCGCCTCGTCCTCCGTCGCCTCCGCCGTGCTGGAACGCACCTGGGGGAAGGGAGCCGCCGACGTCGTCACCGTGCTCGTCCTGATCACCGCGGTGGCGTCGGTCTTCACCGGCCTCCTGGGCGCCTCCCGCATCCCCTACAACGCGGCCCGGGAGAAGGTGTTCTTCCGCGCGTTCGGCACCCTGCACCCGCGCCACCGCTTCCCCGTCCTCGGTCTGCTGAGCATGGGGGCGATCGGCTGCGTCGGCTTCCTGATCGGCCGTCACACGGACCTGGCGACGCTGATCCAGCTGCTGACCACGGTGATGGTGCTCGTCCAGGCGCTGGGGCAGATCGCGGCCGTGACCGTCCTGCGCCGCCGCCAGCCGACGCTCCCGCGCCCGTACCGGATGTGGCTCTACCCGCTGCCGAGCCTGGTGGCGCTGGTCGGGTGGCTCGTCATCTACGGCTACGCGGACCGCAATTCGCCCGGGCGGCACCCCATCGAGTGGTCGCTCGCCTGGTTCGGCGCGGGCTGCTTGGCCTTCCTGCTGTGGGCGCGGGTGGAGCGGGTCTGGCCGTTCGGGCCGCGGGAGATCAGCGAGGAGTACCTGCCGGACGCGGGTGAGGGCACGGGTGGGGACGCGGGTGAGGGGGCCGCCCCCGAACCGGACGCCGGCGCCGGCCCGGTGGAGCCCACGCCCGCCTGACGCACCACCCGAAACGCCCGCCTGACGCCCCGTCGGGATCCGGCGCACGGAGGGCCCGCCGCGCCCGCCCCGGGATCACCTCCCAGGGCGGTGAGAGAATCGTCCCCATGCCCCTGACCACCACGACGTCCCCCCGCCCCCCGGACTCCGGACGGCGCAAGCTGCTCTGGCACCGGCTCATATTCGGGCTCTGGTACCGGCCCGTCGAAGTGCTCGACGAGGCCCGGGACCGGAGCGTCTGGGGCGCCGCCATGTTCCTCTGCCTGCTCTGCGGGGCGCTGGGGACCATGGCCAAGGACTCGTTCTGGGCCCAGTGGGACGTGAGCCCCGCGCTCGCCCTGGAGGCCATGGCCATCGGCTCGGGAGTGGTCCTGCTCGCCAGCGTGCTGCTCGGCCTGGTCACCCACGCCATCGCCCGCCGGCTCGGCGGCAACGGCCGGCCCGGGCCGACGGCGAGCCTGTTCGTCCTCGTCTTCTGGACCACCGACCTCCCCCGGCTGGTCCTGGACTCCTGCCTCCCGAGCGCCTCGATCCCCGTCCGCGCCACCGCCGCGGCCTCCGCCGTCTTCGGCTGCGCCCTGGCCACCCTCCTGATCCGCGGCCAGCACCACCTGCCGACCCGCAAGGCGGTGGCGGCGGTGAGCATCCAGATGCTGGCGGCGGTGGCCCTGCTGAAGTTCCCCCCGGGCAGCGGCTGACCGAGCGCCGCCCCGGGCGGCTCCCGGCGCTCCGGCGCCGCGCGGAGCGTCCCCCGGCCCCTCCGGCCCGTCGCGGAGCGTCCCCGGCCTCCGGCCCGTCACCGCGGCGGGCCGGTTCGCCGTGCGCCCGGCTCCGGGCATGCGAAGGCCCGCCCGGTGCGACGGGGGATGCACACCGGGCGGGCTCGAAGACAGTTCTACCTCATCAAGGATGGGTTATGCATCAAAAACGTGTTCGGCTTGTGGCCGACCAGCGCACGGGGAGCGAAATCAAGCCACGCGCGCGAATGGACGGACGCCACTTCAGTTCCTCTCTCGGAACGGCGAGTTCCAGTTTTTCGAAGCGTTCGAGCAGGGCCGCCAGGGCGGTCTCGGTCTCCATGCGGCCGAGCGCGGCGCCCAGGCAGTAGTGGATGCCGTGACCCAGGGCCAGTGAGCCGGAGGTGTTGCGCCGCAGGTCAAGGCGGTCGGGGTCGGGGAAGCGGGCGGGGTCGCGGTTGGCGGAGGCCAGGGAGAGGAGCACGGTTTCGCCGGCCGGGACGGTGACGCCGCCGATCTCGACGTCCTCCAGCGGGAAGCGGCGGATGGCCAGGGGGCCGGGGCCGTCCCAGCGGTTGAGCTCCTCCACGGCCGCCGCGAGTCCGTCCGGATTCTTTCGCAGGGTGCGGAGCTCCTCGGGGTGGTCCAGGAGGGCCAGCACCGAGTTGGCGATCAGGTGGACGGTGTTCTCGTAGCCGGCGAACAGCAGGAGGAAGGCGAGCGAGGTCAGTTCGTCCTCGGAGAGGCGGTCGCTGCCGTCCCGGACGGCGATCAGGTCGGACAGCAGATCGTCCGCGGGCTCGGCGCGCTTGGCGGCGAGCAGGCCGGCGAAGAAGCGGATCATGCTTCCCACCGCCTCGCGGGCCGCCTCCGGACGGGCCGGGTCGGGGGTGATCAGGGCGTCCGTCCAGGCCCGGAAGTCCAGCCGCCGCTCCTCCGGGATCCCCAGCAGGTCGCACATGACCATGATGGGCAGCGGACCGGCGTAGGCGGCCAGCAGGTCGGCGGAGCCCGCCGGTTCGACGGCGTCGAGCAGTCCGTCGGCGAGGCGGCGCACCGGCTCCCGCAGCTTCTCCACCCGGCCGGGGGTGAACGCCTTGACCACCAGGCGGCGGACGCGGGTGTGGTCCGGGGGGTCCATGTTGAGCAGGTTGGCGTCGAGGGCCGGGGGCAGGGAGAGGCCGGCGTAGTTGCCGGGCGTGGCGTTGCGCTTGTCGAGGGAGAGCCGCGGGTCGGCGAGCGCCCGGCGGACGTCCTCGTAACGGGTCACCAGCCAGGCGGGGTTGCCGTCCGCGCCCTGGACGCGGTGGACCGGGCCGGTCTCCCGGAGGGTGGCGAGGGTGCCGTGCGGGTCGGCGATGAGGGGGCGTACGTCGATGGGTCGTCGCATGCCGTCGACCCTAGGGGGGTGGCGGCGGGCGGCGGTTCCCGGCCCTCGCCTTCCCGTCGGAAGAGTTCACCTTTCCCGTCGGAAGAGTGCGCTCGTCGGAAGAGTGCGCCTTTCCCGTCGAAAGAGTTCGGCGCGGGCCGGCATCGGTCCCGTGAGTACGGGCACCGGCGCCGGCCCGCGCCGCGGGCGGCCGTGACCCCCGTCCATGGCCGCCACGTCTGTGGGTCGCGCGTCCTCAGTGGGGACGGCGCTCCGCACTGGTCTCCCGTAACTCCTTGAGCACGGCGTCGACCAGCTGGTCGTGGAAGACGTCGGCGACGAGCGCCAGGTGCTCGTGCTCGGCCGCCGGATCGGAACTGACGGTCACCACCACGCTGTCGGCGTGCGGGACCGGGACGTGGCCGGTCGCCTGGTTGGCCAGGCCCCGGCGGAAGGCCGCGGCCTCCACCACGGCGGCGATCCGGCGCTCGTCCAGCGCGGCGGCGTCCGCCCTGCGGTGGGCGATCTCCAGGGCGGCGGGCTCGACATGGCGGCGGACGCCGCGCTGGATGTCGCGGATCTCGGCCATCTGCCGGTTGGCCCGCCACTCCAGGTCGGCCAGCGGCCAGCGGGAGACCCAGCGGGAGGTGCCGATGGTCACCTCGGGGACGTGCGCGGTGACCTCTTCCCAGAGCGGGTGGAGGCGGCGCAGCCGGCGCCAGGCGGTGGCGCGGGGGCCGACGGCGGGCAGCGAGAAGCCGAGCAGGACGAGCAGGGCCGCCACCGACGCGCTCATCGGGGCCACGCCGTTGGACAGCCAGTACACGTCGCGGCCGGCCCAGGTGAGGACGAACCCGGCGAGTTTGCAGGCGCAGTAGAGCAGCCCCAGCCAGCAGCCCGCGGCGAGCGTGCGCAGCCCCCTGGAGAGCCAGGACGGGCCGAGGGTGGCGGCGTAGCGGGGGCACAGGACGCCGAGCCCGGCGAGGCTGGTGCCGAAGATGGCCAGGTACAGCGCCAGGAAGGCGACCACGCCGGGGGCGTCGGCGTAGGCGGTGCTGAAGTCGCGGGGGTGCTCGACGGCGTCCGGGCGGCCGACGGCGAAGCAGACGATCGCCGCCGTCCAGGCCGCCGCCACGGCGGCCACCGCGAACCGGGACCGCGCGACCGCGCGGGTGTGCGCGGCGGCGTCGCCGCGGCTGGTCCAGCGGAGCAGCAGCACGGTGGCGCCGGAGGCGAACAGCACGACGGCCGAGTAGAGGAAGACCATCGCCAGGTTGGCGACGCCGGTGAGCCTGTCGAAGGCGCGGTAGACGCTCGGCGCGGAGAACAGGAAGACGACGGGCACGCCGGCGGTCATCAGCGCGGTCAGGCCCAGGTCGGTGTTGCCGCGGTCGCGGAACCAGGCGCGGGCCTTGTAGGCGACGATGACCCAGGTGACGGCGGAGAAGGTGAGGTAGAGGGCGTCAAACACCGGCACCGCCCCCGTCCGCTCCGCCGGTGCCGCCGTCCGGTCCACCGGCGCCGCCGTCGTCGGTCCGGGTCCGGCGCACGTGCTGGAGCGCGGGGCCGAGGGAGGCGGCGAGTTCGGCGGCCGGGCCCTCCAGGGGCTGCTCCTGGCCGGGCGGGGGCGGGACGACCTTCTCCATGAGGAGGGTGCCGAGGATCTCGGTCTCGCGCTCGGTGAGGTTGTCGTAGCAGTGGTGCCGGGCCAGGCCCATGGTGAGCCCCATCCGGCGCATGGCGGTGGCGACGTCGACGGACGGCGTCCACACCTTGAGGGCGTCTTCGGTGACGGCCGGGTCCTGGTCGTGGCCGAGCAGCAGGTGCCCTATCTCGTGCAGCACGATGTGGACCTGGTGCCAGGGCGAGGTCTTGAGCTCGTAGACGACCCAGTAGCCGTCGTCGGTGGTGGCGGTCATCCCGGAGACGACGCCGTCGAGGCTCATCGGCACCAGGTGGATCGGCCGTCCCACGCGGCGGGCGACGACGGCGCACAGGCCGCGGAGATCGGTGGAGGCCGGCAGCGCGAGCTCGGCGATGAGCTGCTTGCACCGTCGGCGAATCCGCCCCACCCGCATGACTGCACCGTCCTCATCCTCGGTACGCCGCCAGTGGGTGAAGAGCCGGTCGTCCGCCACGACGGTCACGGGCGCTCCTCACCCCCCGCCGCGGGCGGGTCCGACGGCAGGTTCATCTGCTGCCGGAACTGGGAGATGATGGTGGTCAGGCTGTCCTGGACCTCGGGCGGCAAGCCCACCGAGCGCAGGGCGATGGCCCGTACCCGCTGGTCCCGCATCGCGACGAGGAAGCGGACCTCCTCCTCCACCCGGGCGGTCTGCGGCGCGGACAGGTCGCCCATCAGGTAGCCGACCGGCACGGCGAAGAACTTCGCCAGCGCCCGCAGCACGTCCGGGCTGGGGTTGGCGCGCTTGCCGTTGCGCAGCATCGACAGGTACTGCTCGGTGAGCGTGACCCCGCCGTACTCCTCCGTGCCGCGGCTGATCTCCTCCGCGACATGGGCGTTGGTGTACGGCGCACCCGGCGGGTGCATGTTGGCGAACAGGTAGTTGAGCCGCCCCGCCAGTGGGCTGCCCGTGTCTCCCGTCGCTCTGTCCCCCCTGACCGCCATGTGTCCCCCCGTTCCAGGTGCCTGGTTTCGCACGGCCGCCTCACGGCCGGTTAAGCCCTGAAGGGTCGCGATGGGCATCCTGTCACGCGCGGACGCGAAGCACTAGTCCGTTCCGGATTACGAGCGGATGACGGACTTAACCGTCGGTTGATGGCAGGTCAGAAAGCCCCTGGGCAGGCGGCAGAGCCGGCAGCGGCCCGCTCCGGCGTCCTGGTGAATCCTGTCGCGTCCGCCTCTCGCCACACCCCTCCCGCCGGGTGGAGGATGACACGCTCACCTCGTATGTGCCCCCGCGCACCGGAGAGGAACCCGCCCATGCGCAGACCCCTCGCCGCAACCGCTCTCGCAGCACTCCTCCTCGGCCTCACGGCCCTCTCCCCCGGCGGCCGCGCCGCCGCCGACCCCGGGCAGCGCGCCCTGGCCGCCGCGGCCGACGCCTACTGGACCGCCGACCGGATGGCCTCCGCCCTCCCCGCCGAGGCCGCGCGCCGCGCCGCGTCCGCCCCGCCCGACGCCCGCAGGGCGCCCGTCCCGCCGAGCCACCCCTTCGACGGACTGCCCCAGGTGGGCACCTTCTTCTGGACCGACGGCCAGGGCCAGGGCCGGTTCTGCGGCGGGACGGTGGTCCGCAGCCCGTACCGCAACCTGGTGGTGAGCGCGGCGCACTGCCTGCGCCGCCCGGACCCCAAGCGGCGGCTGTCGTTCGTGCCGCAGTACCACGACGGGCTCAAGCCGCACGGCGTCTTCCCGGTCGAGGCGATCTACATCGACCAGCGCTACTACGACCTCGGTACGGACGGCGGCGCCCGCTGGGACTACACCGTCGTCCGGCTCGGCGACCGCGCGGACGGCATCCCGGTCGAGCGCGTGACGGGCGGCTTCGACCTCGCCTTCCACCCCGGCTACCGGCACTCCGACGTCCGCCTGATCGGCTACCCGGGCAACAGCGACGCCAAGTACCCCAAGCCCCTCGACTGCCGCTCCACCACCCGCCGTTACACGAGCACGGACCCCAAGGCCCCCGGCGACTTCCTGGAGATCGCGTGTGCCGGGTACGTCGGCGGCACCTCGGGCGGTCCGTTCCTGATCCGCGGCGCGACGGGCGGGTACACGCTGATCGGCGTGATCGGCGGCTACCACACGGGCGGTGACACCCCGGACATCTCCTACAGCTCCTACTTCACCGAGGACCTGCTGGACCTGTACGTCGACGCGGTGCACGGCGAGCCGCCGGCGGGGTGAGGACGCGGGGCCCCCGGAGTCGGCGGACATTCCGGCCCGGATGAGGCGCCACTCGTCCGGGTGACTCCCGGACTGGGCGGATCGGCGCGGGGGTAGCGACAGCCCGTCGTCGCAGTCGCCCTTCTCCGAGAGGACCGCGCGTATGCGCTTCCGTGCCGCCCTGGCCGCCGCCGCGGGTGCCCTGGCCCTGATCGTCACCCTGCCCACGTCGGCCGCCGCGGCCGAGGGCCGGTTCGAGTACACATACACCGGCTTGGACGGCAGGCCCGACACCGCGGCCCTGGAGGACCCGCCGAGCCTGGACTGCGTCACGCTGCCGGAGGTGGCCGACCCGGGCAGCAGCTCGCCGGCCCACTCGCCGCGCAACCGGACGGACGAGTACGCCGAGGTCTTCACAGAGCCGGACTGCTCGGGTGACTCGTTCCGGCTGCGGCCGCACACCGGTTACGGCGGGGAGCGCCTCAAGTTGCGGTCGGTGCGGTTCTCCTGAGGCGGCCCGCTCCAGGGACAGGCGGAACGGCGGCACCACCGGTGGGATTCCGGTGGTGCCGCCGTTCCGTGCCCGGGACCGGGGCCCGCGGGCGCGTTACGCGCGGCGCGGGCGCCGCGTCAGCGTGTAGCCGCCGATGGCCGCGAGCGCGCCGAGCACGGCGCCGCCGACGGTCCACACCCAGCGGTCCGACCACCAGCCGCCGTTCCAGCCGTCCTCCGGCTCGGCGACGGCACCGGCGTGCAGCGGCGCACCGAGCTCGCCGCCCTCGGCGTACTTGCCGCCGGCGTCCTCGGCGGTCGCCTCCACCTCGGCGTGCACGGGCAGGCCCATGTCCTGGTCCGGCCCGTCGGCGACGGTGAGACGGACGTAGTACGCGCCGGGCAGCGGGTCGTTCGACCAGCGCTCGGCGTACGGGCGGACGACGCGCAGGGTGCAGCTGAGGGTGACGGTGGTGTCCTGCTGGGACACCCGCTTCGTCCGCTCCCCCTCGGCGCAGGCCTGGCGGCGGCGCAGGCCGTCGAAGACGTCCAGCTGCCAGGTGGCGGCGCCGTGCCGGGCGCTCGCCTCCGGCAGCCTGACCGTCGCCTTGGCGGTGGGCCGCTGGCCGGCTCCGGCCGGGAACTGCCAGTAGAGGTAGTCACCGGTCGTACCGTCGGCGGTGGCCTTCTGGTCCTGCTTGACGGCCGTGGCGGTACGGAACGACGTACCCGCCTCGGTCGGGTCGCCGTTCTGGCCCTTGGTCCCGGCGGGGGCGTCGGCCGCCGCCGCGCCGGAGACGGTGAACAGCGCGCCGGCCGCGAGCAGCCCGGCGGTCAGGGTCCGTGCGACTCTTGTGACACGCATCAGTTGGCCCTCCAGATCGCGACGCGCCAGCGGGCCAGCCAGCCCCACAGCAGACCGGCGACCAGGCCGGTGACGACGAGGACGGCGAGCAGCACCCAGCCCCGCCCGAGGCCGAAGGCGGCCATGTCGGACGGCTTGTCCGGGGACTTCACCAGGTCGACGGCGAGCTCGACGGGCAGGCCGGGGTCGCGCTTGACGGAGGCCGGCGCGGAGAAGGAGTGCGAGACCTCCAGGCAGACCGTGCGCGCGTCGGCGTCGTCCTTGGAGTCCTTCTTGCCCTTGCTCACGGGGTAGCGCAGGCCGGAGGACATCACGTCGGTGCGCCCGTTGCCGGCGTCGGAGCCGCGGACGAGCTCCTGGCCGCCGTCGCCGACGGCTCTGACGAGGATGCCGTAGTCGCGGTCGACGGGCCGGTCGGCGCCGACGCTCGCGGCGGCGCGCAGCTCCTGGCCGGGCTTGACCTTGACCTTGTACCAGCGGTGCTCGCCGAAGGTCTCGCGGTCGGTCCACACACCGGCGCCGATCTCGGGCGCCGCGGAGCAGGCGTCCGCGCCCTTCGTGGGCTTGGGCGTGTCGTCGACGGGGGTCTCGGAGCGGCGGACGAGCTGCTTGATGCGGCCTGACAGCTCCTTGGTGTGCCGCACGGTGGTGTACGTGCCGCCGGTGGCCTCGGCGATGCAGGTGAGCTGCTCGCGGGTCTTGTCGTCGTGCGCCAGGCCGAGCGTGTCGATGGTCAGGTGCGTGCCCTTGGCGGCGAGTTCGCGCGCCACGTCACACGGGTCGGGCTGGCCGCAGGAGTCCTCGCCGTCGGTGATGAGGACGATGCGGCGGGTGCCGCCGTCCTCGCCGAGGTCCTGGTCGGCGCCGCGCAGGGCGTAGCCGATGGGCGTCCAGCCGGTGGGGCGCAGGGTGGCGACGGCCGCCTTGGCCTCGGTCCGGTCGACCTGGCCGACGCGGTACTCCTGCTTGCTGTCGCGGCAGCCGATCGCCTTGTCGTCCCCGGGGTAGTGGGCGCCGAGCGTACGGATGCCGAGCCGCACGCCCTCCGGGGTGGCGTCGATGACCTCGTTGAACGCCTGCTGGGCGGCGGCCATGCGGGACTGGCCGTCGATGTCGCGGGCCCGCATCGAACCGCTGACGTCGAGTACGAGCTCGACCTTCGGGGAATCCTTGGAGGGCCCGTCGGCGGCCTGCGCCGGCACGACACCTCCGGCCAGTGCGGCGAGCAGAGCGCAGGCGCCCGCCGCCAGCCGTCTTGTGATGATCATCCGAAGATCCTAGTGACCCACAGGCGGTCGGCTCAAAACGGGAGTTGCGGGAGCGGGGAGCACCGCGGGGGCGTCAGGGAGCGCGTGGCGGGCACCGGGAGCGCGTCCCGGTGCCCTCGGTCTCCCCGCCCGGGGGCGGGCTAAGCCGGCGCCGGTCACAGCCCCTGCTGCTTGGACTGCTTGAGCTTGGTGATGTCGATCGTCTGGTCGGCCGGCGGCGCCTTGGCCGCGACCGGCTTGTCCCAGTCCGTCAGGGTGGTGACGCTACCGTCCTTGGAGTCCTCGATCTTCAGCGGGTAGGGCTTGCCGGTGGTGGCGACGCTGATGGTGGTGCCCTTGGCGCTGATCGGGACGGCCTGCTGCCCGTCGACGGTGGTGACCGCCCCCTTGGTGATGGTCTCCGTGCCGCCGTCGTCCTGGCCCATCTGCGCCTGCATCGCCGCCAGGTTGCACGCCCTCGTCATGCCGCGGAGGTTGGGGTCGCTGGTGGGACCGGAGACGTAGCGGCCCTTGAACAGCTCGGCCGCCTGCGGGTTGGCCTTCGACGCCCACAGCTTCTCGTCGGCCTTCAGCCACACCTTGTCACCGAGTTTGATCACCTCGGCGGATCCGGTGGTGGGGGTGGCGATGGTGCCCGCGCAGTTGCCCTGCTTGTCCATGGCGAGGTCGACCTTCATCTGCTCGCCGTTCTTGCTGCCGGACGCCTTGAAGCGGAGCGAGCCCGCGTTCCTCAGCTCCGTCTTGGCCTTGTCCGATATCTCCTTGCCGGACAGCTTCTCCACGCCGTTGCCGGACGCCGCGTCCTTCGCGGGCGCGGAATCGGCCGCCTTGGCGGGCTTCTTGTCCCCCTTGTCGTCCTTGCTGTCGCTGCCACAGGCGGAGAGTCCCAGGACCGCCGCCATGCCGACGGCGGTCATGGCGATGCCGTGCTTGCGCTTCATTCGGTGCCACTCGTGCTTTCTGTCAGTGCTGGTGCTCGAGGTAACACCCTACGGCCCGGCACCGACAACGGATTTACGCTCCGGGCGCCCACGACGGCGGCTCCGGGGCCGCCATGGCGTGCACGCGCTCGGTGACGGCCTTGGCGAGCTGCTCGCGCTCCTCGGGGGCGAGGCCGTCGAGGAGCGCGAGGGTGACGTCCCGTCCGTCCGCGCCGGGCCGGTCGCCGGACGGCGGGTGCGCGGTCACCCACTCCAGGACCTGCCGCACCTCCTCGGGTCGGTGCAGCAGCCAGAGCGCGGCCAGCGCGTCGGGGCCGGTGCGGACGGCCTGGAGGTAGAACTCGTACTCCTCGCGCCGCTGCGGCGACCACAGCAACGGCGGGGCGCCCTTGTCCGCCGGGCGCGGCGGCTCGGCGGCGGGCTGGGCGGCGGCGAGGCAGCAGGCCAGCCCGGTGGCGTCCACCGGCTGCGGCTGGGCGAGCAGTTCGAGGAGGTGCTGGGCCGACGCCTGCTCGGCGGCGGTCTCGGCGCGGGCGGCCAGGGTCTGGAACCGCCGGTCCAAGTGGCCGACGACGGCCGCCCAGCAGCCCTCCGGCGGGCCGCCGCCGAGCACCGCGCGGGCCGGGTCGGCGACCCACCAGGCGACCTGGAGGGCCGCGGGCGCGCAGCCCGGCGGCAGTGCCCAGGTGCCGGCGCGGG is a window from the Streptomyces mobaraensis genome containing:
- a CDS encoding VWA domain-containing protein, with protein sequence MIITRRLAAGACALLAALAGGVVPAQAADGPSKDSPKVELVLDVSGSMRARDIDGQSRMAAAQQAFNEVIDATPEGVRLGIRTLGAHYPGDDKAIGCRDSKQEYRVGQVDRTEAKAAVATLRPTGWTPIGYALRGADQDLGEDGGTRRIVLITDGEDSCGQPDPCDVARELAAKGTHLTIDTLGLAHDDKTREQLTCIAEATGGTYTTVRHTKELSGRIKQLVRRSETPVDDTPKPTKGADACSAAPEIGAGVWTDRETFGEHRWYKVKVKPGQELRAAASVGADRPVDRDYGILVRAVGDGGQELVRGSDAGNGRTDVMSSGLRYPVSKGKKDSKDDADARTVCLEVSHSFSAPASVKRDPGLPVELAVDLVKSPDKPSDMAAFGLGRGWVLLAVLVVTGLVAGLLWGWLARWRVAIWRAN